Genomic window (Stegostoma tigrinum isolate sSteTig4 chromosome 48, sSteTig4.hap1, whole genome shotgun sequence):
CTTGTTTGAGAGACTGCTGTGCAATTCTGAAGTTTAGCGATAGACTTATTATGGCACAAGACTCCATTTAGCAATTTGAATCTGTGGCAATTCTCCAGCAATGCAGTCTCTTTCATTCCATTTCTATATTTCTCTATATCTAGCATGTTCATTTGCTGTCTATCCAATTTTGGATTGAAATCTTAATTGAATCTTTTCAATTTTGAATAATCTACTTGAAATAATTATTACCGCCTCCTGAATTGTCAAAATTTCCAGGCTGTGACCATTTGGTGTcgaaataatatccttcctttcatCCCCTTGTGTCCTTATTCAAGTGTTGCAGTCCAgttaatttgaatatttttagatCAATAATATATCCTGAAGAAGAACCTTTCAAACATGCAGTAAAGAGCAGGCTGTTCGGCTTATTATGTCTGCACCAACAATAAATTGAAATCAATTGAATGGCATGAATTAGCTTCACcttcagaatattttcttttgaattttaatCTTGCACTGATACTGATGACTTTTTATGCTGCTTTCACAGGAAATTGGAAGTGGAAGATTTGAAGGAAGCATTCTGAAACTGACGTAATCTGAAATCACTCAATTTGTCAGGAGGTGAACGTCATAGATGTCTAACTGTGGATGTTTCTCCGTTCTGCCTGctttaaatgtttcaaaaatcGATTTGACTGGAAAGGGACTGTGATGCACACACACCCGAGTGAGAGAGTTTCAGTGCACTGACAGTGAAAAAAGCTCAGTTCAACAGTCTGGAAAAAACAAATTGTACATTTCATGGCAGAATAGACCATTGATATGTTCTGTGTGTGGACAAAGCTTCAACTGATTATTAAACCTGGAGAGAGAATGAAAACACTCTCAGCATGAGTAAATCCTGGAAATGTGGCtactgtgggaagggattccaTTACCCGTCTGCACTTGAGATTCATGAGCGGAgacacactggagagaggccattcacctgttttgtgtgtgagaaaggattcAGTGCTGTCTCGAATCTGCTGACACACCAGAAGGTTCACATTGTGGAGAGGGCATTCACCTCTGACTGTGGGAACGGACCCGCTGATGCTTCCACCCCGCTGACATGCAAGCGGGTTCACACCAAGAAGAGGGAATTcccctgctctgattgtgggaagggattcagcaGCTCGGCCAACCTGCTCAGGCACAGACgggttcacaccggggagaggccttACACTTGTTGTGAGTGTGGGAAGCAGTTTGCTCAGTCGGCTGGCCTGGTTATTCATCAACGGATTCACACTGGGGAAAGGCCGTTTACCTGCTctcagtgtgggaagggattctcCGATTCGCATACCCTGCTGCAACATGAACGGATTCACACTGGCGAGAGGCCTTTTATCTGCTCTCAGTGCGGGAAGGGATTCACGCAGGTATCCAACCTGCAagcacaccagcgagttcacactggggagagaccattcacctgctctcagtgtggaaagggattcacgcATTTGTCCAGCCTGCAAATACACCaacgaattcacactggggagcggccattcacctgctctcagtgtgggaagggattctctCGATTATCCAGCCTGCAGaaacaccagcgaattcacaccgGGGAGCGACCATTCAACTGCCctcagtgtgggaagggattcacacAGTTATCCAACCTGcagagacaccagcgagttcacaccagggagagaccattcacctgctctcaGTGTGGCAAGGgattcacacagtcattgcaccTGCAagcacaccagcaagttcacactggggagaggccgttcacctgctctcAGTGCGGGAAGGAATTCACGTGTTCATCCCGCCTGCAGAGACACCAGCGCGTTCACACCAGGGAGAGATCATTCAACTGCTctctgtgtgggaagggatttacacaGTCATCCCACCTGCAAGCACACCAGCGtgttcacacaggggagaggccgttcacctgccctcagtgtgggaagggattcacatGCTCATCCCACCTGCAGAGACACCAAcgagttcacaccggggagaagtTGTTCACGTGCTCTCAGTGTGGTAAGGGATTCTCTCAGTTATCCAACCTGCAAGCTCACCAGcgtgttcacactggggagaggccattcacctgctctcaGTGTGGTAAGGGATTCACACACTTATcgaacctgctgagacaccagcgagttcacactggggataggccgttcacctgctctcAGTGTGGGAAAAGATTCACACAGTTATCCAACCTGCAGAAACACCAGCGAGGCCACAAGTAACCGCAGGAGTGCATTCTGCTGTTTGTGCTGCTGCCCATCACATTTCAGGAGTGAACCATGTTCATTCTGCCAGAGGGTGAAATGGGAGTTTCAGTGGATTTCTTTCTGCTGGACTGGCCACCCTCACCACTTGCATCCACTCAGTTGGATGCCTTAAATTTTATATGAATCACTGAAGGAAGGGAAGATTTGGAAGAGAGGTGTTTGTTAGTTTGCACTTCGTTTTCTCTAATATCGTGCTACCTTGGCATGGAGATGGTCATGTCTGGCGGTTGTTTCATTTAATTTCATAACACAAAGTAATTTGAAAGGTTTGCGGTCTGGTTCTACACAGCTTTCCCGATCAAATGTGCCAGCCCGTTTACAACAGGCCTACACAGCTGGCGTCCAAAGCCAGGGAGACTCTTCGAAGGTCAACGGAAGTCACAATGACTTCTGAGGTCGCAGTAGACAACATCTCATGATATATGttggattgaaatttcccaattGGTTCAGTGGCCTCCACCAATTAGGAGGTCTCTTGTTGGGTACCTCACTGAGGATCGTCTCCTTTTGTTACATTTGTAACACTTCTGACCCAGAACACTGTGGAAAAGAGAGTTTGATTTACAAAGTGGACTTAATTCAACCGGAGTTTGACAAGCCCATCTGTCTGTTAGCTCATCCGCTAGCCAGGAGGACTTCAGCCACGTGTACAGAGCTCTCCGTTAGATTAAAACACAGATTGAAAAGGTTAAATAGGATTTCAAAGCAAGGGGTCATTCAAAAAAAGCACATCTTTTTCCACATAAATGTGTGGAGGAGCTATGCATTCCATGGGAGCAGAACCAAGGATTCAACGTGTTGagatggaggggtgtgtgtggtgagagtaTGTGGATGAAATCTCAGGCCTGGGGAGAATGACCATGGAGAGCAAAGACTGACAATTGGAATGGCGTGTGGGGCTGAAGACTTTGCAAGAAGTGAAGCTGAAGGTCTGTTCAGGAGTTCAggacaagtgattttttttttgaaatgttctcTTTATCCAATACCCAGTAGGCCTTACTGGTGGTGAGACATTGGAATAAACAATAACAgcaagtgagagagaggagaggtgcaTTAATCTCGCGGACAAAATTCAAGGTGCTAAAAGGGCAATTAATCAGTCTGGCAAGATATTCTAACCTACCATAAGGCAGGTCAGTCTTTGCCTAGAATAGCTTCTTATGTTGTTCATTCACGTGGGAACTAGTCACGGAAGGCACCTGAACATGTGAAAAGTTGGCATTTCATTTGGAATCGCTGAGGGGAAAAGAAGCTAGAAGATTTGCTGAGCTCGGATCTTGCGCTAAAGAGGGAAGCTTCTGAGGAAACCAGTCCCCTCCAATGCATTTACCACGAGTGAAAATAGATGTGAAGGATTATGAAATATTTACTTTGTTGCAACAGTCACTCCAGATGTCCAAGAAAACCAAGGAAGATTTTTGTTCAGAGTTGCTGTCTCAGCTGACATCTTATTAGGGAAAGATTTGGATGTTTTTGAAAAAGTTCATTGTGCAGGTTATCGTGGGGAAAAGTGTGTTGAGGGTATTCATCAGAGcacaactggaatattgtaaaCTGTTTTGGGCCCCTGATTAAAGGAGATATGTACTGGCATCGAAGGCCATCCAGGGCATGTTCATTCGTCTGATACGATCTATGGATAGACTGTGAAGAGGAGATGATAAATAGGTTGGGCCTGCACTTGTTGGAACACAGAAGAATGATATGTTACCTTACTGAAATAGAGAGGATTATTAGGGGTTTTAACAGAGTAGATGTAATAAGCTTGTTTCCCCTTGTCGGAGAGTCTAAGACCACAATGCGTAATCACAGAATATTGAGCCATTTATctgaggcagagatgaggaatttcttctcgaGTAGCGATTCAGGAACTATTATCACCAAGGACTGATGAGGTTGGATTATTAAGTATTTTGAAGGCTGatataggcagatttttaatcaggaaggcaTTCAGTGGTTTTAGGGAAAAGGCAGGGCCGTGCAGTTGAGGATTTTCCAATCAATCGTGACCACATTTAATTGctgaccagacttgatgggctgaatggcctacatctgctcctttgtcttattgCCTGTTGTTCAGAGTGAATTGAAATTGTTCTGTGAGAATAGAGTCGAGAAACGTAAGCTTAGATTCCACATTAATCAGTGCATTTAATACAGGGAAATTACTTTGTGAGCTGCTTCCACAGTCTTGAAGAGCTACAGTTTGGAAATTACTCCTATCCATGATAACTCCTTGACATTTGGAATCCTGCTCAGCATGGAACTGGTAAAAAGATTAGAAAAGTAAAATATTTAGCCCAATAATGGACTTCACAAAAGCTGCAGACCTACCTGCagaatctcaaatttaaaattttcaaaagaaTAGACAAGGACGTTCATAATTGTGTTCAAAGCAGCAGATATTTTTTGTCCCTGCCATGCTGAAACAATACAAGATACAACATGTAGATAACCGTTTCCGAAAAGAGCATTTTATACCTCAGCATGATGTGGAAGAATCAATTCAgagttaaattttttttttcttttgaatggGGATCACGAGAAGGAAAACCAGAATTCAAACCATCCACTTGAACATAAGCATGCATTGGAATAATGTGACTAGTGAAGATTGTAAGCAACCATGAAAGAATTACAGGTCTTtgacagaaaggaaaaaaaaactttttatcCAGCCAGCTCTGGCAATATAGACAGTAGaacatttgcagagagaaagatTCTGGAAATCTTAGGTATCAGAATGAGAAACTGGGGAGAAACCAAATTCCTGTGGCATACATTTGAGTTGATCTCTTCAGGAAGTGAATGAACCTTCATGAGGTAAAGGTCCTTGGGTGGAAAagtaaaaactgaattcaaaacagTACATCGATATTTATGATTGTGTTGTTAGGATACTTCTTTGTTTAACTTTCATTTACACAATAAAGTTCGTTTTTGTTAAACAATGTGAAATGTAGGTGCCATGCAGCTTTCAATTATCTACTGAAAGTGTCTTTAAACATTGACTGTCCTGCCAAAGATTGCAGGATTCTTGTTCCTTGGGGACAAAAGTGACCAGGATGAGTTAATGAGAATCTTCACACTCAGTGAGGAGGCAGAAGTCAGCCAGGCTCAGAAATCGATGATCAGGTAAAACACATATTTAAATTACAAAGGGGCACAGCCTgatagatttatttttgtttgacaCAGGGAGAAGATCAGAAGAAAGATTTTTGTAAATGTTTGAATGGGAGCGTCAGTGACGAGACCAGCAGTGAGTGCCCACCTTTAACTATCCCTGAAAAATGATGGTGCATCAGTCAGCTCCTTGAAGTGCTGCAGTGCCTGAGCTTTTGTGTGTGCTTTGTGACCACTGGAACCTGCCTCTCCTGCAGAATTAATATTGGTTCTCAACTTCagttggtattcttgcaaatagtcctgatgaatgaaagatgTGGTGGGTGGGGAAATGATTTGTTTGCTAGTGAGAGACGTCAGTAGCACTATAGTTGAGTTCAGACTGCTGATGTCTGctcccctgcctccctcctcacctgacacacacacacacacacacacacggacacaggtgccagacctgaaatccacacagagatTACTTGGCG
Coding sequences:
- the LOC125450169 gene encoding gastrula zinc finger protein XlCGF57.1-like, with the protein product MSKSWKCGYCGKGFHYPSALEIHERRHTGERPFTCFVCEKGFSAVSNLLTHQKVHIVERAFTSDCGNGPADASTPLTCKRVHTKKREFPCSDCGKGFSSSANLLRHRRVHTGERPYTCCECGKQFAQSAGLVIHQRIHTGERPFTCSQCGKGFSDSHTLLQHERIHTGERPFICSQCGKGFTQVSNLQAHQRVHTGERPFTCSQCGKGFTHLSSLQIHQRIHTGERPFTCSQCGKGFSRLSSLQKHQRIHTGERPFNCPQCGKGFTQLSNLQRHQRVHTRERPFTCSQCGKGFTQSLHLQAHQQVHTGERPFTCSQCGKEFTCSSRLQRHQRVHTRERSFNCSLCGKGFTQSSHLQAHQRVHTGERPFTCPQCGKGFTCSSHLQRHQRVHTGEKLFTCSQCGKGFSQLSNLQAHQRVHTGERPFTCSQCGKGFTHLSNLLRHQRVHTGDRPFTCSQCGKRFTQLSNLQKHQRGHK